From the Scylla paramamosain isolate STU-SP2022 unplaced genomic scaffold, ASM3559412v1 Contig14, whole genome shotgun sequence genome, one window contains:
- the LOC135097191 gene encoding mucin-4-like isoform X1, whose protein sequence is MLLPSAAGSASAVSVFPEFMASGEEPGEDIPPATDHAGVRQQPEVLLCEGSHHITPLDVLLCEGSHHTTPLDVLLCEGSHHITPLDVLLCEGSHHITPLDVLLCEGSHHITPLDVLLCEGSHHITPLDVLLCEGSHHITPLPLTTVKSSAYGEKPGEDTSPATDHAGVRQQPEVLLCEGSQHITPLPLTTVGKECISGVPNPSCPE, encoded by the exons ATGCTGCTGCCATCAGCTGCAGGGAGTGCTTctgctgtctctgtctttccagAATTCATGGCATCTGGGGAGGAGCCTGGAGAGGACATTCCCCCAGCCACAGACCATGCTGGTGTGAGGCAGCAGCCTGAGGTGCTCCTTTGTGAAGGGTCACACCATATCACTCCCCTTGATGTGCTCCTTTGTGAAGGGTCACACCATACCACTCCCCTTGATGTGCTCCTTTGTGAAGGGTCACACCATATCACTCCCCTTGATGTGCTCCTTTGTGAAGGGTCGCACCATATCACTCCCCTTGATGTGCTCCTTTGTGAAGGGTCACACCATATCACTCCCCTTGATGTGCTCCTTTGTGAAGGGTCGCACCATATCACTCCCCTTGATGTGCTCCTTTGTGAAGGGTCGCACCATATCACTCCCCTGCCTCTCACCACTGTCA AATCCTCAGCATATGGGGAGAAGCCTGGAGAGGACACTTCCCCAGCCACAGACCATGCTGGTGTGAGGCAGCAGCCTGAAGTGCTCCTTTGTGAAGGGTCACAGCATATCACTCCCCTGCCTCTCACCACTGTTGGGAAGGAATGCATTTCGG GCGTCCCCAACCCCTCCTGCCCTGAGTGA
- the LOC135097191 gene encoding uncharacterized protein LOC135097191 isoform X2, with the protein MLLPSAAGSASAVSVFPEFMASGEEPGEDIPPATDHAGVRQQPEVLLCEGSHHITPLDVLLCEGSHHTTPLDVLLCEGSHHITPLDVLLCEGSHHITPLDVLLCEGSHHITPLDVLLCEGSHHITPLDVLLCEGSHHITPLPLTTVSKECISDIVKVPRILSIWGEAWRGHFPSHRPCWCEAAA; encoded by the exons ATGCTGCTGCCATCAGCTGCAGGGAGTGCTTctgctgtctctgtctttccagAATTCATGGCATCTGGGGAGGAGCCTGGAGAGGACATTCCCCCAGCCACAGACCATGCTGGTGTGAGGCAGCAGCCTGAGGTGCTCCTTTGTGAAGGGTCACACCATATCACTCCCCTTGATGTGCTCCTTTGTGAAGGGTCACACCATACCACTCCCCTTGATGTGCTCCTTTGTGAAGGGTCACACCATATCACTCCCCTTGATGTGCTCCTTTGTGAAGGGTCGCACCATATCACTCCCCTTGATGTGCTCCTTTGTGAAGGGTCACACCATATCACTCCCCTTGATGTGCTCCTTTGTGAAGGGTCGCACCATATCACTCCCCTTGATGTGCTCCTTTGTGAAGGGTCGCACCATATCACTCCCCTGCCTCTCACCACTGTCAGTAAGGAATGCATTTCAGATATTGTAAAAGTCCCCAG AATCCTCAGCATATGGGGAGAAGCCTGGAGAGGACACTTCCCCAGCCACAGACCATGCTGGTGTGAGGCAGCAGCCTGA